The Polaromonas sp. SP1 DNA window CGTCTACCGCACCATCGCCGAGGCCATCGTCCTGGTGGCGCTGGTGATCTTTGTTTTCCTGCGCACGATGCGCGCCTCCATCATCCCCATCATCACCATCCCGGTGAGCCTGATCGGCACCTTTGCCCTGATGGCGCTGGCCGGTTTCACCATCAACACGCTCACGCTGCTGGCGCTGGTGCTGGCCATCGGGCTGGTGGTGGACGACGCCATCGTGATGCTGGAGAACATCTTTCGCCACATCGAAGAAGGCATGGACCCGTTTTCCGCGGGCATCAAGGGGGCGCGTGAAATCGGTTTCGCGGTGATCACCATGACGGCGACTTTGGTGGCCGTGTACGCGCCGCTGGCCTTTACGCCGGGCCGCACCGGGCGTCTGTTTGTCGAGTTCGCGCTGGCGCTGGCCGGTGCTGTGGTGGTGTCGGGCTTTGTGGCGCTCACGCTCACGCCCATGTTGTGCACCCAGCTGCTCAAGCACAACCCCAAGCCCAACCGCTTTGACCGCACCATGGAAAAGGTGCTGACCGGCATCTCCGACCGTTACGGCGATTTGCTGCGCTGGATCGTCACCAAACGCTGGGAGCCGTCCGGCGGCAACCCGGGCTGGGGCCAGAGGCTCAGGGCGTTCGCCTTCCAGGCGCGCTGGATCGTGGTCGGCGTGATGGCGGTCAGTGCGCTGGCCATCGCCCTGGTTTTCCCGACGATGAAGCAGGAGCTGTCGCCGATTGAAGACCGCGGCGTGATCCTGGCCAACGTGACCGCGCCCGACGGCGCCACGCTGGACTACACCAACCGCTATGCGCAGGCCATTGAGAAGATGGGCCAGCCGTTCCCCGAGTTCGACCGCATTTTTGCCAACGTCGGCAACCCGACAGTGGCCCAGGCCAGCGTGGTCTACCGCACGGTGGACTGGGACGAGCGCAAGCGCTCGACCATCGAGATGGCGCGCGAGTTGCAACCCAAGTTCAATGCGCTGCCGGGCGTGAACGTCTTCACCATTACGCCGCCGTCATTGGGCCAGGGCTTTCGCGACCGCCCGATCAACTTCGTGATCCAGACCTCCGACAGCTACCAGAACCTGAACGCCGTCACGCGCCAGATGCTCGACGAGATCGCCAAGAACCCGGGCATTGTCTCGGTCGACGTGGACTTGCGGCTGAACAAACCCGAGCTGCGCATTGAGGTCGAGCGCGACAAGGCGGCCGACCTCGGCGTGAGCGTCGAGGTGGTGGCCAAGGCGATTGAAACCCTGCTGGGCGGGCGCAACGTGACACGCTACAAGCGCGATGGCGAGCAATACGACGTGATCGTGCAAACGCAGGCCAGCGGACGCACCACACCCGACGACATCGACCGCATTTATGTGCGCGGCCGCAACGACGCGATGATTCCGCTGTCGGCGCTGGTCAAGGTGCGCGAAAGCGTTTCGCCGCGCGAACTCAACCACTTCGGCCAGCGGCGCTCGGTGTCGTTTACCGCCAGCCTCTCCGGCGACTACTCGCTGGGCGAAGCGCTCAAGTTCATGGACCAGACGGCCTCCAGGGTGCTCAAGACCGGCTACAGCACCGACCTGAACGGCACCTCGCGCGAGTTCCGCAACTCGCAGGGTGCGCTGGCCATTGTGTTTGTGCTGGCCTTGCTGTTCATTTTCCTGGTGCTGGCCGCGCAGTTTGAAAGTTTTGTCGACCCGCTGGTGATCATGCTGTCGGTGCCGCTGTCCATGCTGGGCGCGCTGCTGGCGCTGAAGTGGACGGGCGGCTCGCTCAATGTGTATTCGCAGATCGGGTTGATCACGCTGGTGGGTCTGATCACCAAGCACGGCATTTTGATTGTCGAATTCACCAACCAGCTGCGCGGGCAGGGCATGGAGATGATCGACGCGGTCGTCAAGGCCTCGTCGCAACGCCTGCGGCCCATCATGATGACCACCGGCGCCATGGTGCTGGGCGCCTTGCCGCTGGCCCTGTCGCACGGCGCGGGCGCCGAAAGCCGTACGCAGATCGGCTGGGTCATCGTGGGCGGCATGACGCTGGGCAGCGTGCTGGCCGTGTTTGTGGTGCCCACCATGTACACGCTGTTTGCCCGCAAGGCGATTCCGGGCGCCAACAAGGCTGTGGCCAGGGATGAGCCGGATGCACACCATGCGCACGAGCATCCCGAATACGTAGCCAAGTAGCGGCTCCAATTTCCTCCCATGCAAAACGCCCTCTCCGGAGGGCGTTTTGCTTCGGGGCCACAAAACCCATTCCCTTCGTGTCGCCCAGTGCCCCGCCGCGGCTGCCTGGCGGCGAAACCACCGGCGGTATTTCGGTTGCTATTATTTTGATAGCTGAATGTGATTGCCTGGTATTGGCTGCAAGGCTTTTTCTTTAAAAGAATACGTCTGGCGGCCATGGCTGCCGGGGCGACTGCTTATTTGTCTTGCGTCGCGGATTGGTAGTTCATTTGTATTAGGTGGAAACCTAAAGTCGGAAATAGGTACTAGCGAACCGAAAGCCGCGCGATGGTCCTCAGATCCGCTGTTTTTCGTTTTCGGCGCCCGCGTTTGTGAGTGCGACTGAACTTGCCGAGACAGGCGGATTGCAGGCTTGCCGACTTCAGCCGGCAGCGTTCATCCAGTCCATACGCGGGTTTTGTCATGACACATCAGGTTAAATCGCCCCAGGAGTCCCGGCTGTTACGGGATTTTCTGGCCGTGCATCAAGCGCACCCAGCGCACGAAGTCGTTGAGGCATCGCGCACCCCAGGCAGGGGCCCTGCTGCGCTGACGGGGAAACCGGCTTGACCGCGAACCCTGCGGGCCGAATCCGCACAGTTGCGTCTTTCCTGATTCCCTTCTTGCTTGCGCTGGCCCATACGGCTTCTGTGCAAGCCCAGGAAGCGCCCGGCGCGAGGGCCTATGGTGTGCAGTTCGTCTGCTCGCCTGCCCAGCTGGCGCAGCTCAGCCCCGGGATGCTCCGCTATCTCCGGCAACTGGGCATCCCGGCCCACCTGGTGCAGGAAACTTTCGACAAGTCCCGGGGCGCCGTAACGTATTCCCTGCTGGGCCCAGGCGCAGCCGTAAGCACCCTGTTTCTGGCGCAGCGCCCGGAGCTGGCGATCGAGAACGAGGTGGTGGTGCTGCCGGTGCGAAACAACAAGACACGCAAGCTCAAGACGGTTTCCAGAAAAGAAATCCTGTTGGCTTTGCTGCACCCGGGCCGTTTGACTGAATTCCGGGGAAAGGCCTGTGATGTGCAGGCGCTGGTTGACCATGTAGGCATTCGCCAGAACATCGTGGCCTGGGCACAGAAACTGGAGTGGGGGTGGCCCGAGGGCGGCCCTGCAAAGTGGAATTCCCGTTACTGGATCAAGGGGACACCCAGGCCAGATGTCCCTTTGTATAAAGCCCTCAACGACATGTTTTTTGAGCAGGGGAAATACGCCATTGGCTGCTACACCGCGACCAAGATGGTGTACGCCCACGGTTTGCTGGACTACTTCCGCCGCGTCAAGGGCGACGCGGATGCGGCACACGCCGTGGAGCGGCGATTACTGGGCGACGGGTGAGCGCTGGTTGACGTCGAACCCGGCGCCATGTGGAGCTTTGAAACGGACTTTGACCCGCTGGAGCTGGAGCGGCCGGGCAAGATCCTGCGCATGACCGGCGGTGCTGCCCCTGGCAATTTTGTTCCCGGTGATTGGACCTATCTGCTGAATACCGATGTGCGCACCAGCCAGAAAACGGGTTATGAAGGCTCCAATGCCATCTACCTGGGCGGCAACCGGTTTGACGACTATTACAACGACAACAACCACTACTACACCTACAAGGAAAAACTCAGTGAGGTCTATCAGTGGCGCCACGATGTTTTCAGCCGGCGACGCGATTTCAAAAAAATAAGGCACCTGAGCCCGCAAGACTATGAGCGCCTGAACGCTGCGCCGGAACACGGCGGCTTGCTGATGAGTTATCGGGTGGTGCCGTATTTTTTCGGCTACGAAGACTTGCCGCCGCTGCAGGAAGCCCGGCCAGACTAGGGCGCTGCCAGCGCCGCGCATGCAGGCGGTCTACAGCGCACCCTCAAACATGAGGACGTCGACCTCGTCGCCCACCGCCACATTGCCCTGCGCGTGGTGCAGCACGATCAGGCCGTTGGCTTCGGCCATGGAGCGCAGCACGCCCGAGCCCTGGCTGCCGGTGGTTTTGACCTGCAGCGACCCGTCGGCCGCAGTCGATACCCAGCCGCGCTGGTATTCGGTGCGGCCGGCTTTCTTGCGGATGGCTTCCGTGCTGCGGGCCTTGAGCAGCGGCGGCTGCGCCGCGCTGGCACCCATCATCTGCAGCAGGGCGGGGCGCACAAACGCGAGGAAAGTCACCATCACCGCCACCGGGTTGCCGGGCAGCCCGAACAGAATGGCGCCATTCGGATTGCTATGATTTTGATAGCTATCAGCCCTTGCGTTATCTGGGCTAGAGGCCAATTTGGTTGGTGAAATTCGCCCCACGGCCATAGGCCGTCCAGGCCGCATCGCAATGCGCCAGAAGGCCACGTCGCCCAGCTTCTTCATCATGGCCTTGGTGAAGTCGGCCTCGCCCACGCTCACGCCGCCCGAAGTGATGATGGCGTCGGCCTGCAAGGCGGCGCGGGTAAACGCCGCCTCCAGCAAGGCCGGTTCGTCGCGCACCACGCCCATGTCGATCACCTCGCAGCCCAGGCGGGTGAGCATGCCGAAGACGGTGTAGCGGTTGCTGTCGTACACGGCGCCTTCGCGTGGCGCTTCGCCCAGCGACAGGATCTCGTCACCGGTAGAAAAATAGGCCACCCGCAGCGGCCGCCAGGTGGCGAGAGTTTTAAGGCCTAAAGAAGCCGCCAGCCCAAGCCGGGCAGGGGTCAGCTGCTCTCCTTTTTGTAGCGCCGGCCGGCCCTGCATCAGGTCTTCGCCGCGCAGGCGGCGGTTGTCGCCGGCGCGCAGCAGCTTGGGGGGAATGGTGATGAATTCGGTTTGGCCGGCCCCGGCGCGGACGGAGACGAACTCCTGCGGCACCACCGTGTCCAGGCCAGGCGGCATGATCGCGCCGGTCATGATCTTGACGCACTGGCCGGGCTGCACGCTGCCTTGCCAGGCCTTGCCGGCCAGCGCGGTGCCGGGCGCCACCTGCAGCTCCAGCGCCGAGTCCGACAGTTGGCTGCCGTCAAAGGCGTAACCGTCCATGGCCGAGTTGTCGTGCGGCGGCACGTCAAAGGGCGAGACCACGTCGGCGGCCAGCACGCGGCCAAAGGCCTGCATCAGGGGCAGCTCAACCACGTCCTGCACCGGCATGACCAGCCGCGAGAGGAAGTCCAGCACCTGGCTCGCAGACAGGGCTTGCGGGTCGTAGCCTTGCAGCTCCGCGGCGATTTGGTCCAGGGTTTTCACGGCAGGCATCAGTCGCGGCGGGATTCCAGCTGGTGCAGCTCGGCCAGCGTGTTGGCGTTGAAAAAGCCGCGCGTGTCGTCGCCGGGCCGGTCAAAGGGCACGATGGCGGTTTTGTGCTGCGCCGTCCAGGCGTCGATCTTGCGGCCGCCGCTGTGGGTAAAGCGCACCAGGCTTTCCAGCATGTGGGTGCCCATGAGGCAAAACACCGGCTGGGGCCTGAGCTGGCCGTCTTCTTCAGGCGCCGCGGCCATGGCGAAGTCGGCGCCTTCGCGCACAAAGGCTTCTGCCAGCCGTGCCACCAGGTCGTCCGGGAACAGCGGCGTGTCGCAGGGCACGGTCAGCATGTAGGGCGTCTCGCAGCGCTCCAGGCCGGTCAGGAAACCCGCCAGCGGCCCGGCATAGTCGCCCAGCCCGGTGCTGTCGGGCCACACCGGCACGCCAAAAGATTCATACGCCGCCAGGTTGCGGTTGGCATTGATCATGACCTCGCCGACCTGCGGCGACAGCCGCATCAGCGTATGCAAGGCCAGCGGCACGCCGTTGAAGTTTTGCAGGCCCTTGTCGACCCCGCCCATGCGCGACCCCCGGCCGCCGGCCAGGATCACGCCGGTAATGGCTTCGGCGTGGAGGGGCATGGGGTGGTGGTCATTGGGTGTCAAATCATCCGCCTATGTAGCTCATCTCGACCCGTTTCGCATTGGAGTCGGGTGTAGTGGTGTCGGCCGGCATCGCAGCGCGCAGTTCCGAATAGCGGTCATCACGCCCCTGCCAGATGTGCGCCACGGCGGCCGAGATCTGGTCGTCGGCGTAACCGCCGCGCAGCAGGGCGCGCAAGTCCTGGCCCTGGCTGGCAAAGAGGCACAAAAACAGCTTGCCTTCGGTCGATAGCCGTGCCCGGTTGCAGTCGCTGCAAAAAGCCTGGGTCACGCTGCTGATCACGCCGATCTCGCCGGCGCCGTCGGCATACCGCCAGCGCTCGGCCGTCTCGCCGGCGTAGTTCGGGTCTATGGCCACCAGGGGAAACTCAGCGTTCAGCCGCTCCACCACCTGGGCAGAAGGCAGCACTTCGTCCATGCGCCAGCCGTTGGTGGCGCCCACGTCCATGTATTCAATAAAGCGCAGCACCGCACCGCTGTGGCGGAAATGCCGGGCCATGGGCACGATCTCGGCGTCATTGGTACCGCGTTTGACCACCATGTTGACCTTGAGCGGCGCGAGGCCGACTTTTTGCGCGACCTCGATACCCTTGAGCACATCGGCGACGGGGAAGTCCACATCGTTCATGCGCCGGAAAATGGTGTCGTCCAGCGCGTCCAGGCTCACTGTAACGCGCTGCAGGCCTGCGTCCTTGAGCGACTGGGCCTTTTTGGCCAGCAGGGATGCGTTGGTGGTGAGCGTGATGTCCAGCGGCTTGCCTTGCGGCGTTTGCAGTTTGGCCAGCATTTCAATCAGCACCTCCAGGTGCTTGCGCAGCAGCGGCTCGCCGCCGGTCAGCCGGATCTTCTCGACGCCGTGTGCCACAAAAATCTTTGCCAGCCGGGTGATTTCTTCAAAACTGAGCAGCGAGGTCTGCGGCAGGAAGGCGTAATCCTTGTCGAACACCTCGCGGGGCATGCAGTAGCTGCAGCGGAAGTTGCAGCGGTCCGTCACGCTGATGCGCAAGTCCCGCAGCGGCCGGCCCAGGGTGTCGCTGAGCAACCCGCTGGGCGCCTGCAGTTGCTCGGGCACATACGGTACGCGCGAGGCGTAGCGTATGTCGGCAATGGGAATGATTTTCTCGGTCATGTGAGGGCCAGGCGGTGAATTTACCCTATTGGCTATCACCAGGGCCATGACAGGTGAATGTATGACGGCGTTGCCGCGGCGTCCCGTTCAGCCAAGCCAGCGCACGTTTTCCACAATCTCTGCGAAAAAAGCCCTCAAGGTGGAGGTGCTCATGGCATAGGGGTCGAAGTCCGAGGAGCTTGAATATTTAAGAAAGATCTGCCGGTTCTCCTCCAGTGAGGCAACCAGCCCCATGGACCAGCTCGAAAACCGGCGGTGCGAGATTTCCGAGAAGTCGAGTACCGCAAACTCTCTGTGGCGCCCGTCGCGCAGGATACGGTGATACAGGGCGTTGACCGCCATCTTGTCGCCTTCGAGTTGCTGCAGAAAAATGCCGTTGTTCAGGCACAGCGCGCCCGTTACCCCGGCCCGGCTGTTGTTGCGCTTAGATGAAGCCAGAATGTCCTTGATATCGCCCGGGCCCAGCGCGCCGGTAGTCCGGCTTGCATAAGTGAGTTGTACCAGCATCGTTGTCCCCAGAAAAGTTTCAGTTTGTCACAAAGACAAATACCCTGTAACGCACTGGGGTGTGCCTCAAACGCAGCGGGCGCCGTCGACTTCAAGGCATACGCCGCTGATGAAATCGGCCTCGTCGCTGGCAAGATAAAGCGCGGCATTGGCTACATCCAGCGCTGTCGAAAAGCGCCCCAAAGGAATGCTCGCGCGAAAGCGGGCTTTGCGCTCCTCATCCACTGGCCCACCGGCAAATTCGGCAGACAAGCCTGTGTCCGGGTTGAACACCGGGTTGATGCAGTTCACCCGGATGTTGTCGGGGCCCAGCTCGGCCGCCAATGACTTGGAGGTGGTGATGACCGCCCCTTTGGAGCCGTTGTACCAGGTCAGGCCCGGGCGCGGGCGCACGCCGGCCGTCGATGCGATGTTGATGAAGCTGCCGCCGCCCAGGCTGCGGAACACGGGCGTGGCATGGATGGTGGCGAGGTAAATGCTTTTGACGTTGATGGCGTAGCACTTGTCGAAATCGTCTTCGCTCACGTCCAGCGCGGGCTGGTTGCGGTGCGTCCAGCCGGCGTTGTTGACCATCACGTCGAGCCGGCCGTAACGGTCCACGGCGGCCTCGACCAGCGCTTTCACCTCGGCGGATTTCGTCACGTCGGCGGCAAAGAAGGAGGCCGTGCCGCCGGCTTTGGTGATGGCGGCTACCACTTTTTCGCCCAGCGCGACGTTGATGTCGTTCACGATAACCTTGGCGCCCTCGGCCGCCAGTCGCCTGGCAATGCCTTCACCGATCCCGCCCCCGGAGCCGGTGACGATGATGGATTTGTCTTTGACCCGCATGGGTTTGTCTCCAGGTATTTTTGGTTTTGGGCTTTGAATTACTACGTGAGCTTATTACATCTCAGCCGTGGCGAACGGCCACCGTCTTCAGCGTCGTAAACCCGTACAGCGCCTCAAAGCCTTTCTCACGCCCGTAGCCCGAAGACTTCACGCCGCCAAACGGCAGCTCCACGCCGCCGCCGGCGCCGTAGTTGTTGATGAACACCTGGCCGCTTTTGACACGTTTGGCCATGCGGAACTGGCGCGCGCCGTCGCGCGTCCAGATGCCGGCGACCAGCCCGAACTGGGTGGCGTTGGCCAGCTCGACCGCGTGGTCTTCGTTCTTGAAGCTCATGGCGCACAGCACGGGCCCGA harbors:
- a CDS encoding SDR family oxidoreductase, which translates into the protein MRVKDKSIIVTGSGGGIGEGIARRLAAEGAKVIVNDINVALGEKVVAAITKAGGTASFFAADVTKSAEVKALVEAAVDRYGRLDVMVNNAGWTHRNQPALDVSEDDFDKCYAINVKSIYLATIHATPVFRSLGGGSFINIASTAGVRPRPGLTWYNGSKGAVITTSKSLAAELGPDNIRVNCINPVFNPDTGLSAEFAGGPVDEERKARFRASIPLGRFSTALDVANAALYLASDEADFISGVCLEVDGARCV
- the moaA gene encoding GTP 3',8-cyclase MoaA codes for the protein MTEKIIPIADIRYASRVPYVPEQLQAPSGLLSDTLGRPLRDLRISVTDRCNFRCSYCMPREVFDKDYAFLPQTSLLSFEEITRLAKIFVAHGVEKIRLTGGEPLLRKHLEVLIEMLAKLQTPQGKPLDITLTTNASLLAKKAQSLKDAGLQRVTVSLDALDDTIFRRMNDVDFPVADVLKGIEVAQKVGLAPLKVNMVVKRGTNDAEIVPMARHFRHSGAVLRFIEYMDVGATNGWRMDEVLPSAQVVERLNAEFPLVAIDPNYAGETAERWRYADGAGEIGVISSVTQAFCSDCNRARLSTEGKLFLCLFASQGQDLRALLRGGYADDQISAAVAHIWQGRDDRYSELRAAMPADTTTPDSNAKRVEMSYIGG
- the mobA gene encoding molybdenum cofactor guanylyltransferase MobA yields the protein MPLHAEAITGVILAGGRGSRMGGVDKGLQNFNGVPLALHTLMRLSPQVGEVMINANRNLAAYESFGVPVWPDSTGLGDYAGPLAGFLTGLERCETPYMLTVPCDTPLFPDDLVARLAEAFVREGADFAMAAAPEEDGQLRPQPVFCLMGTHMLESLVRFTHSGGRKIDAWTAQHKTAIVPFDRPGDDTRGFFNANTLAELHQLESRRD
- a CDS encoding BLUF domain-containing protein, which translates into the protein MLVQLTYASRTTGALGPGDIKDILASSKRNNSRAGVTGALCLNNGIFLQQLEGDKMAVNALYHRILRDGRHREFAVLDFSEISHRRFSSWSMGLVASLEENRQIFLKYSSSSDFDPYAMSTSTLRAFFAEIVENVRWLG
- the glp gene encoding gephyrin-like molybdotransferase Glp, with the translated sequence MKTLDQIAAELQGYDPQALSASQVLDFLSRLVMPVQDVVELPLMQAFGRVLAADVVSPFDVPPHDNSAMDGYAFDGSQLSDSALELQVAPGTALAGKAWQGSVQPGQCVKIMTGAIMPPGLDTVVPQEFVSVRAGAGQTEFITIPPKLLRAGDNRRLRGEDLMQGRPALQKGEQLTPARLGLAASLGLKTLATWRPLRVAYFSTGDEILSLGEAPREGAVYDSNRYTVFGMLTRLGCEVIDMGVVRDEPALLEAAFTRAALQADAIITSGGVSVGEADFTKAMMKKLGDVAFWRIAMRPGRPMAVGRISPTKLASSPDNARADSYQNHSNPNGAILFGLPGNPVAVMVTFLAFVRPALLQMMGASAAQPPLLKARSTEAIRKKAGRTEYQRGWVSTAADGSLQVKTTGSQGSGVLRSMAEANGLIVLHHAQGNVAVGDEVDVLMFEGAL
- a CDS encoding efflux RND transporter permease subunit; translated protein: MQLAEISIRRPVFATVLSLLIVLIGAVSFNRLTVREYPKIDEPVVTVSVRYVGASAEVIESQVTKPLEDSIAGIDGVDVITSISRADQGQISVRFRLEKDADSAAAEVRDRTSRVRNRLPQAIEEPVIAKVEADAFPVIQIAFSSESMTPLQINDLVNRIVKPRLQTVTGVADVRIFGERKYAMRVWLDTDKLASYRLTTQDVEDAIRRSNLELPAGRIESQQREFSVTSQTDLVRPGQFGEIVIKNVNGFSVKVRDVARVEEGAADERTAVRLNGRSAVAIGVIRQATANPLDLSKGVREAIPKLKADLPPDVLIDIANDNSVFIDRSVKNVYRTIAEAIVLVALVIFVFLRTMRASIIPIITIPVSLIGTFALMALAGFTINTLTLLALVLAIGLVVDDAIVMLENIFRHIEEGMDPFSAGIKGAREIGFAVITMTATLVAVYAPLAFTPGRTGRLFVEFALALAGAVVVSGFVALTLTPMLCTQLLKHNPKPNRFDRTMEKVLTGISDRYGDLLRWIVTKRWEPSGGNPGWGQRLRAFAFQARWIVVGVMAVSALAIALVFPTMKQELSPIEDRGVILANVTAPDGATLDYTNRYAQAIEKMGQPFPEFDRIFANVGNPTVAQASVVYRTVDWDERKRSTIEMARELQPKFNALPGVNVFTITPPSLGQGFRDRPINFVIQTSDSYQNLNAVTRQMLDEIAKNPGIVSVDVDLRLNKPELRIEVERDKAADLGVSVEVVAKAIETLLGGRNVTRYKRDGEQYDVIVQTQASGRTTPDDIDRIYVRGRNDAMIPLSALVKVRESVSPRELNHFGQRRSVSFTASLSGDYSLGEALKFMDQTASRVLKTGYSTDLNGTSREFRNSQGALAIVFVLALLFIFLVLAAQFESFVDPLVIMLSVPLSMLGALLALKWTGGSLNVYSQIGLITLVGLITKHGILIVEFTNQLRGQGMEMIDAVVKASSQRLRPIMMTTGAMVLGALPLALSHGAGAESRTQIGWVIVGGMTLGSVLAVFVVPTMYTLFARKAIPGANKAVARDEPDAHHAHEHPEYVAK